A portion of the Lolium rigidum isolate FL_2022 chromosome 1, APGP_CSIRO_Lrig_0.1, whole genome shotgun sequence genome contains these proteins:
- the LOC124702077 gene encoding protein LAZ1, giving the protein MRWKRERGRRVRAELSCGAQYTEHKAMGLASQLLLVLRSYSLPVWATIISGLFVVVSLSLSLFLLFNHLSAYKNPEEQKFLVGVVLMVPIYAIESYISLVNPSIGVDIEILRDGYEAFAMYCFGRYLVACLGGEDRTIEFLKKEGGSGSDAPLLGHASEERLVNHPFPMNYMLNPWPIGEWFYIVVKSGLVQYMIMKTICALLAVILESFGVYCEGEFKWNCGYSYTAMALNFSQSWALYCLVQFYAVIKDELAHIKPLAKFLTFKSIVFLTWWQGVAIALLSSWGLLRGPIAQELQFKSSIQDFIICIEMGVASLVHLYVFPAKPYELMGDRFMGGVSVLGDYASVDCPLDPDEVKDSERPTKFRLPQPTDHVRCSTAIKESVRDVVLGGGEYIVNDLKFTFDHAVEPINEKIHQISQNMKKHDKEKNKKTNDDSCIDSPRSLHRVISGIDDPLLNGSLSDNSGPKKSRRQQRRRSGAGSGGESSDQGLGGYEIRGHRWITKE; this is encoded by the exons ATGCGCTGGAAACGCGAGAGAGGGCGCAGGGTTCGAGCGGAGTTGAGCTGTGGGGCACAGTACACAGAGCACAAGGCAATGGGCCTGGCCAGCCAGCTGCTCCTGGTGCTCAGGAGCTACTCCCTTCCTGTCTGGGCGACCATCATATCCGGGCTCTTCGTTGTCGTCTCGCTCTCGTTGTCCCTCTTCCTGCTCTTCAACCACCTGTCGGCCTACAAGAACCCGGAG GAGCAGAAGTTCCTGGTCGGAGTTGTGCTGATGGTGCCAATTTATGCGATTGAGTCG TATATATCATTGGTCAACCCATCGATCGGTGTTGATATTGAGATTCTGCGGGATGGCTACGAGGCATTTGCCATGTACTGTTTCGGCCGGTATCTAGTCGCGTGCTTAG GTGGGGAAGATAGGACAATAGAGTTTCTGAAGAAGGAGGGCGGTTCTGGTTCCGATGCGCCACTTTTAGGCCACGCATCCGAAGAACGACTTGTGAACCACCCTTTTCCGATGAATTACATGTTGAACCCGTGGCCCATAGGCGAGTGGTTCTACATTGTCGTTAAGTCTGGGCTTGTCCAATAT ATGATAATGAAGACAATATGTGCTCTTCTTGCGGTGATTCTTGAATCCTTCGGGGTGTACTGTGAAGGGGAGTTTAAATGGAACTGTGG GTACTCTTACACGGCCATGGCTCTCAATTTCAGTCAGTCATGGGCCTTGTACTGTCTTGTTCAATTTTATGCCGTCATAAAGGATGAGCTAGCCCATATAAAGCCCCTTGCAAAGTTTCTGACATTCAAGTCTATTGTGTTCTTAACATGGTGGCAAGGTGTGGCAATTGCACTGCTTTCCAGCTGGGGTTTGTTGAGAGGCCCTATAGCTCAAGAGTTGCAGTTCAAGTCTAGTATTCAGGACTTCATCATCTGCATAGAG ATGGGTGTTGCTTCTCTTGTTCACTTGTACGTCTTCCCTGCGAAACCATATGAGCTAATGGGCGATCGTTTCATGGGAGGGGTTTCAGTTCTTGGAGACTATGCTTCAGTTGACTGCCCTCTAGATCCAGATGAAGTTAAAGATAGCGAACGGCCAACCaaatttaggcttccccagccaaccgatcATGTGAGATGCTCCACTGCCATAAAAGAAAGCGTCCGCGATGTTGTACTTGGAGGAGGTGAATAT ATTGTGAATGACCTGAAGTTCACCTTCGACCACGCGGTGGAGCCGATCAACGAGAAGATCCACCAGATATCCCAGAACATGAAGAAGCACGATAaagagaagaataagaagacgAACGATGACAGCTGCATCGACTCGCCGCGATCCCTGCATAGggtgatcagcgggatcgacgaccCGCTTCTGAATGGGAGCCTCAGCGACAACAGTGGGCCGAAGAAATCGCGGAGGCAGCAGCGCAGGAGGTCGGGCGCAGGGAGCGGCGGGGAGAGCAGCGACCAAGGGCTGGGCGGGTACGAGATCCGAGGGCACAGGTGGATCACAAAGGAGTGA